A window from Corynebacterium urealyticum DSM 7109 encodes these proteins:
- a CDS encoding YncE family protein, whose translation MNAGKRVWRKRGDDAMAWKKPLTWAAAVTATLGLGLAGCATEDTADNSAPEGSAAKESAPKGGTPATPAGSPTAKDPLGEVKKNSDAGEVIDVSQIGLDPKTKQVAALSASTLRIGTLTELSGEGEAKKIDVPEKCTKVTPSADGVMLACEGELYEYGTDGKQLKKYSVDGTPTVATATTDGRVFVGFKGSNKLNYYSPSGDQLGESESIVVSRSLDDLVHVNNEHGEERLAVIDRDQTSITDIDLATNGPRGALRIGQGVGLTSVGRGDQGIFIAADTVQDQFQVFTLNDVVRQVQAAPTGKSPWAVLWDGKRQIAWVSTTGDNKVTGYRIDSGTPIQVASFDSIANVRHILDSPGGDMLLFGADGTTQQVSAADLDATVERGVPGAEDFPVIHEDQ comes from the coding sequence ATGAATGCAGGTAAGCGTGTTTGGCGTAAACGAGGCGATGACGCGATGGCTTGGAAGAAACCTCTGACGTGGGCAGCTGCGGTGACAGCCACCCTTGGGCTCGGGCTGGCAGGTTGTGCCACCGAGGACACGGCAGATAACAGCGCGCCGGAGGGATCAGCAGCCAAGGAATCGGCGCCGAAGGGCGGCACCCCTGCCACCCCGGCGGGCTCCCCGACTGCGAAGGACCCGCTCGGTGAAGTGAAGAAGAATAGCGATGCTGGCGAGGTCATCGACGTTTCCCAGATCGGTCTGGATCCGAAAACCAAGCAGGTGGCGGCACTGAGCGCGTCCACGCTGCGCATCGGCACGCTAACCGAGCTGTCTGGTGAGGGAGAGGCGAAGAAGATCGACGTGCCGGAGAAATGCACGAAGGTCACGCCTTCGGCCGACGGCGTCATGCTTGCCTGTGAAGGCGAGCTGTACGAATACGGCACCGACGGCAAGCAGCTGAAGAAGTACAGCGTCGACGGCACCCCCACGGTGGCCACCGCCACGACGGACGGCCGGGTCTTCGTTGGATTCAAGGGCTCGAACAAGCTGAACTACTACTCCCCGTCCGGCGATCAGCTCGGAGAATCGGAGTCCATCGTCGTCAGTCGTAGCCTCGATGACCTCGTCCACGTCAACAACGAACACGGTGAGGAAAGGCTCGCGGTAATCGACCGCGACCAGACCAGCATCACCGACATCGATCTCGCTACTAACGGCCCGCGCGGTGCCCTGCGCATCGGCCAGGGAGTTGGCCTGACCAGCGTTGGCCGAGGGGATCAAGGGATCTTCATCGCGGCGGATACCGTGCAGGATCAATTCCAGGTTTTCACTCTGAACGACGTGGTGCGCCAGGTCCAGGCCGCCCCCACCGGCAAGAGCCCCTGGGCAGTCCTGTGGGACGGCAAGCGCCAGATCGCCTGGGTCTCCACCACCGGCGATAACAAGGTCACCGGCTACCGCATCGATAGCGGCACCCCGATCCAGGTAGCGAGCTTCGACTCCATCGCGAACGTGCGTCACATCCTGGACTCCCCCGGCGGCGACATGCTGCTCTTCGGTGCGGATGGGACAACCCAGCAGGTGTCGGCCGCGGACCTTGATGCCACCGTTGAGCGTGGGGTTCCAGGGGCCGAGGACTTCCCCGTGATTCACGAGGACCAGTAG
- a CDS encoding undecaprenyl-diphosphate phosphatase has translation MPTEMSWLQTIVLSIVQGLTEFLPVSSSGHLRIVSELFWGADAGASFTAVIQLGTELAVLVYFAKDIWRILTAWFAGLADKSRRNHDYQMGWMVIAGTIPIAVLGFFGKDLIRDQLRNLWITAAMLILFSFVFILAEKVGRRRRSFDELTMRDAVLMGLAQCLALIPGVSRSGGTISAGLFLNLDREVATRFSFLLAIPAVLASGIFSLGDVFDPAAGQAASGGQLAVGTLIAFLVGYASIAWLLKFVSNHSFAWFAAWRIPVGVLVMVLLGAGVLQPL, from the coding sequence ATGCCTACCGAAATGTCTTGGCTGCAGACGATCGTGCTCTCGATCGTGCAAGGTCTCACCGAGTTTCTACCCGTTTCCTCCTCCGGCCACCTGCGGATTGTCTCCGAGCTGTTCTGGGGAGCCGACGCGGGCGCCTCCTTCACCGCCGTGATCCAGCTCGGCACGGAGCTGGCGGTGCTCGTGTACTTCGCGAAAGATATCTGGCGGATCCTCACCGCGTGGTTCGCGGGCCTGGCGGATAAGTCCCGGCGGAACCACGATTATCAGATGGGGTGGATGGTCATCGCCGGCACCATCCCCATCGCTGTGCTGGGGTTCTTTGGTAAAGATCTGATCCGCGACCAGCTCCGTAACCTGTGGATCACCGCTGCCATGTTGATCCTCTTCTCCTTCGTTTTCATTCTTGCGGAGAAGGTTGGACGTCGACGCCGCTCCTTCGACGAGCTGACCATGCGCGATGCGGTGCTCATGGGTTTGGCCCAGTGCCTCGCCTTGATCCCTGGGGTGTCCCGGTCGGGCGGTACGATTTCCGCCGGTCTGTTCCTCAACCTGGACCGCGAGGTCGCTACGCGGTTCAGCTTCCTGCTGGCGATTCCCGCTGTGCTGGCCTCTGGTATTTTTTCGCTCGGGGATGTCTTCGATCCGGCAGCAGGCCAGGCGGCAAGCGGAGGCCAACTGGCTGTTGGCACACTGATCGCCTTCCTCGTCGGATACGCCTCTATCGCCTGGCTGTTGAAGTTCGTGTCTAACCACAGCTTCGCCTGGTTCGCGGCCTGGCGAATCCCGGTCGGCGTGCTGGTGATGGTGCTGCTGGGCGCCGGAGTTTTGCAGCCGTTATAG
- the mshC gene encoding cysteine--1-D-myo-inosityl 2-amino-2-deoxy-alpha-D-glucopyranoside ligase codes for MHSWSAPRVPQFPSSIPAVADSPAAEVAALPELRLYDTADDRVKAVALPDDGAPVGIYVCGITPYDSTHLGHAATYNTFDLVNRYLRAAGHGVTYVQNVTDVDDPLFERADRDGVDWRELGKEQTDLFRSDMTQLRILPPEFFVGAMETIDEVVEMVSTLLDKGAAYVVDGEYPDIYADHTYTEQFGYESRYDEATMRELFAERGGDPEREGKRHPLDALLWRAHRTGEPEWDAPFGSGRPGWHVECAAIATNRLGEQFAIQGGGVDLRYPHHEYSAAHAEAACGNQRMAGHYVHTGMIGLEGTKMSKSLGNLEFVSALTAQGFDPAAIRVGLYAGHYREDRDWSAEVLNEAEDRLAKWRAAAAEENNPQRVAEVLATVTGHLANDLDTPSVLRTLDEWAAAVNESIGASGYQVTPAADRTAASQALTAGLDALLGVSV; via the coding sequence ATGCATTCTTGGTCTGCTCCCCGTGTTCCACAGTTCCCGTCGTCCATTCCGGCTGTAGCGGATTCCCCGGCCGCTGAGGTGGCTGCTCTGCCAGAGTTGCGGCTTTATGACACGGCGGATGACCGGGTCAAGGCGGTCGCGTTGCCGGACGATGGCGCGCCGGTGGGCATATACGTCTGTGGGATCACCCCTTATGACTCCACCCACCTGGGGCACGCGGCAACCTATAACACCTTCGACCTGGTGAACCGCTATCTGCGCGCTGCCGGTCATGGCGTCACTTATGTCCAAAATGTCACGGATGTCGACGACCCACTGTTCGAGCGTGCCGATCGCGATGGCGTGGACTGGCGCGAACTTGGCAAAGAACAGACCGACCTGTTCCGCTCCGACATGACTCAGCTGCGGATTCTGCCGCCGGAGTTCTTCGTCGGGGCGATGGAGACGATCGATGAGGTCGTTGAGATGGTCAGCACGCTGCTGGATAAGGGCGCGGCCTACGTCGTGGACGGGGAGTACCCGGATATCTACGCCGACCACACCTACACCGAGCAGTTTGGCTACGAGTCCCGTTACGACGAGGCCACCATGCGCGAGCTCTTCGCCGAGCGCGGTGGCGACCCGGAGCGGGAGGGGAAGCGCCACCCGTTGGACGCACTGCTGTGGCGGGCCCACCGCACCGGGGAGCCTGAGTGGGATGCCCCATTCGGCTCGGGTCGGCCTGGCTGGCACGTGGAGTGCGCGGCCATCGCGACGAACCGATTGGGGGAGCAGTTCGCTATCCAGGGCGGCGGCGTTGACCTGCGTTACCCGCACCATGAGTACTCAGCGGCGCACGCCGAGGCTGCCTGCGGCAATCAGCGCATGGCGGGCCACTATGTGCACACCGGCATGATCGGTCTCGAGGGAACCAAGATGTCTAAGTCCTTGGGCAACCTGGAGTTCGTCTCTGCGCTGACTGCGCAGGGATTCGACCCCGCAGCGATCCGGGTGGGGCTCTACGCCGGGCACTACCGGGAGGACCGCGACTGGTCCGCGGAGGTCCTGAATGAGGCAGAGGATCGCCTCGCCAAGTGGCGTGCCGCAGCCGCCGAGGAGAACAACCCACAGCGCGTCGCGGAGGTGCTGGCTACCGTCACCGGACACCTGGCCAACGACCTCGACACTCCCTCCGTGCTGCGCACTCTCGATGAGTGGGCAGCCGCTGTGAACGAGAGCATTGGCGCGAGCGGCTACCAGGTCACCCCCGCCGCCGACCGCACTGCGGCTTCCCAGGCGCTCACCGCGGGTCTCGACGCGTTGCTCGGTGTTTCGGTCTAG
- a CDS encoding phosphoribosyl-ATP diphosphatase → MSNPKNFDSLFAELSEKARTRPEGSGTVKALDAGVHFQGKKIVEEAGEVWLAAEYESDEELAEEISQLLYWLQVVAVGRGLSLEDIYKHL, encoded by the coding sequence GTGAGCAATCCCAAGAATTTTGATTCCCTATTCGCGGAGCTTTCCGAGAAGGCGCGCACCCGCCCAGAAGGCTCCGGCACCGTCAAAGCCCTCGACGCCGGCGTCCATTTCCAGGGCAAGAAGATCGTCGAAGAGGCTGGGGAAGTGTGGCTGGCCGCCGAGTACGAGTCTGATGAGGAGCTGGCCGAAGAGATCTCCCAGCTGCTGTACTGGCTGCAGGTTGTGGCAGTCGGTCGGGGCCTCAGCCTCGAGGACATCTACAAGCATCTTTAG
- the hisG gene encoding ATP phosphoribosyltransferase has translation MTPVAPNLNAPIPEDNATNSGERYLRVAVPNKGSLSEAATNILKEAGYTTRADSKALTAVDHENQVEFYFLRPKDIAIYVASGHLDIGITGRDLAADTREETAELLPLGFGASTFRYAAPMGEGWTVEKLAGKRIATAYPNLVRKDLNNRGIDATVIRLDGAVEISIRLGVADAIADVVSTGRTLRTQGLEPFGEPLCVSEAVMIGRKGAEVDEAKQVLIKRMEGILHAQNYVMLDYNVSRDVLDEAAAITPGLSAPTVSPLANEGWVAVRAMVPRKQANALMDSLSALGAEAILATDIRIARI, from the coding sequence ATGACCCCGGTCGCGCCCAACCTGAACGCCCCGATCCCTGAAGACAACGCCACCAACTCCGGTGAGCGCTACCTGCGCGTCGCCGTCCCGAACAAGGGTTCGCTTTCGGAAGCCGCGACGAACATCCTCAAGGAGGCGGGCTACACCACCCGCGCCGATTCCAAGGCACTAACCGCAGTCGATCACGAGAACCAGGTCGAGTTCTACTTCCTGCGCCCGAAGGATATTGCCATCTACGTTGCCTCCGGCCACCTCGACATCGGAATCACGGGCCGCGACCTTGCCGCAGACACCCGTGAGGAAACTGCCGAGCTGCTACCGCTGGGCTTTGGGGCCTCCACCTTCCGCTACGCCGCCCCGATGGGCGAAGGCTGGACGGTCGAGAAGCTGGCGGGCAAGCGCATCGCTACCGCCTACCCGAACCTCGTGCGCAAGGACCTGAACAACCGGGGCATCGACGCCACGGTGATCCGCCTGGACGGGGCAGTGGAGATCTCCATCCGCCTGGGTGTGGCCGACGCGATCGCCGACGTGGTTTCCACTGGCCGCACCCTGCGCACGCAGGGTCTGGAGCCCTTCGGCGAGCCACTGTGTGTCTCTGAGGCCGTCATGATCGGGCGCAAGGGCGCTGAGGTAGACGAAGCTAAGCAGGTGCTGATCAAGCGCATGGAGGGCATCCTGCACGCCCAGAATTACGTCATGCTGGACTACAACGTCTCCCGTGACGTTCTGGACGAGGCTGCCGCCATCACCCCGGGGCTCTCTGCCCCAACCGTCTCTCCGCTGGCCAATGAGGGCTGGGTCGCGGTACGCGCAATGGTGCCGCGCAAGCAGGCGAACGCGCTGATGGATTCGCTATCCGCCTTGGGAGCGGAGGCGATCCTCGCCACGGATATCCGCATCGCCCGTATCTAG
- the aspA gene encoding aspartate ammonia-lyase, with the protein MAHRPKPSPNSQSSSNGHVLSSTDIITSAESSSLEARSGAHYRLEEDLLGTLKVPADAYYGIHTLRAVDNFQISRTNINHIPELIRGMVMVKKAAAMANMRVKALPIDKGEAIVAACDAVLEEHRAMDQFPIDVFQGGAGTSQNMNTNEVIANLALEHLGYPKGRYDIISPNDDVNMSQSTNDAYPTGLRLGLHFDIDELLKHLAALERALYAKAQEFDHIIKMGRTQLQDAVPMSLGQEFRAFANNIAEESAQLRHAQSLLRQVNLGGTAIGTGVNTPPGYREAAIEALREITGLDITSAYDLVEATSDTGAFVNTHAAVKRTAMKLSKICNDLRLLSSGPRAGLGEINIPPRQAGSSIMPAKVNPVIPEVVNQICFKVFGNDVTVSMAAEAGQLQLNVMEPVIAQCAFESIRFMARACTTLRTLCVVDITANEDVCREYVENSIGIITYLNPLIGHHNGDLIGKEAAATGKSVRELVLEKELLDEDTLNEVLSTENLLNPMYRGRRYE; encoded by the coding sequence ATGGCACACCGCCCCAAGCCCTCTCCGAACTCCCAGAGCTCCAGCAACGGGCACGTCCTGAGTTCGACGGACATCATCACCTCGGCTGAATCATCCTCTCTGGAGGCCCGCAGCGGCGCGCACTACCGCCTGGAGGAAGATCTGCTGGGCACGTTGAAGGTTCCGGCAGACGCCTACTACGGAATCCACACCCTCCGCGCCGTGGATAACTTCCAGATCTCCCGCACGAACATCAACCACATCCCGGAGCTCATCCGCGGCATGGTGATGGTGAAGAAGGCCGCCGCGATGGCCAACATGCGGGTCAAGGCGCTGCCCATCGACAAGGGCGAGGCGATCGTCGCTGCCTGCGACGCGGTGCTCGAGGAACACCGCGCGATGGATCAGTTCCCCATCGACGTCTTCCAGGGCGGGGCCGGGACGTCCCAAAATATGAACACCAACGAGGTCATCGCGAACCTCGCACTGGAGCACCTCGGGTACCCGAAGGGCCGCTACGACATCATCAGCCCGAACGATGACGTCAACATGTCCCAGTCCACCAACGACGCTTACCCCACCGGGCTGCGCCTGGGGCTGCACTTCGACATCGACGAACTGCTCAAGCATCTTGCTGCGCTGGAGCGCGCGTTGTACGCGAAGGCTCAGGAGTTCGACCACATCATCAAGATGGGCCGAACCCAGCTGCAGGACGCCGTGCCCATGTCCCTGGGCCAGGAGTTCCGCGCCTTTGCTAACAACATCGCCGAAGAGTCCGCGCAGCTTAGGCATGCGCAGTCCCTGCTGCGCCAGGTGAACCTGGGTGGCACCGCGATCGGCACCGGTGTGAATACGCCCCCGGGCTACCGCGAGGCGGCGATCGAGGCTCTGCGGGAGATCACGGGCCTGGATATCACCTCCGCGTACGACCTGGTGGAGGCAACGAGTGACACCGGCGCGTTCGTCAATACCCACGCGGCGGTGAAGCGCACCGCGATGAAGCTGTCCAAGATCTGTAACGACCTGCGTCTGCTGTCCTCCGGCCCGCGCGCTGGCCTGGGGGAGATCAACATCCCACCGCGCCAGGCGGGCTCCTCGATCATGCCGGCGAAGGTCAACCCGGTGATCCCGGAGGTCGTCAACCAGATCTGCTTCAAGGTCTTCGGCAACGACGTCACCGTCTCCATGGCAGCGGAGGCCGGCCAGCTCCAGCTCAACGTCATGGAGCCGGTCATCGCGCAGTGCGCCTTCGAATCCATCCGCTTTATGGCGCGCGCCTGCACCACGCTGCGCACGCTGTGCGTCGTGGACATCACTGCCAACGAGGACGTCTGCCGCGAATACGTCGAGAACTCGATCGGCATCATCACCTACCTCAACCCGCTGATCGGCCACCACAATGGTGACCTGATCGGCAAGGAGGCCGCGGCAACCGGAAAGTCCGTGCGCGAGCTCGTCCTGGAAAAGGAGCTGCTCGACGAGGACACTCTTAACGAGGTGCTGAGCACGGAAAACCTGCTCAACCCGATGTACCGGGGTCGCCGCTACGAGTAG